ACCTTCTAACTGACAAGGATACTAATGTTCAAATTGCTGCAGTTGAAACACTTTCAACTCTTGTGCCAGATACTGCAAACAGTTGTAAAAGAGCTATTGATGAGCTTGAACAACAAGGTGTTGTTGATGCTGTGATTGTTCTTTTCACAGAAGTTCGACCTGGGGATCTCCAAGAGAAGGCAATTTGGATGATAGATAGAATACTGAGGGTGGAAGGATGCTCTCATCGGCATTCCCTTAATCAGTCTCTTGTTAGGGCTTTGGTGGAAGCCTTCAAGCATGGTAATGCAAACACTAAGAGGCATGCTCAGGATGCTCTTATAAATCTCAAACAGTTATCCTGTATTAGTGGAAAGAGCACAAGCCAAGCTCATTCAGGAAGATAATCGACAACTGTTAATGAATGCTGCAAATCAATGAAGCCAAAATATGGTTCCACAGATGAGGAGGTCCCACGCTCTGGTCTTAGAGGGGACCTGCAAAACAAGAAAGATGACATCTGAGACATTTGGTGCATGATCAAGCACACGCAGGGATCCTCTGATGCCCAGGTCAAAGATTAAAAATGACAGGCATTAAAAGTAAATCTCCTTTGCTTTGCCCTTAGTTAGACGAAGAGTAGAGCGTAAGTTTATTAGGCTAGTCTCTTTATCCTGGTCACTATATTATGTTGTCCAATTGATTAAGCGATGGGTTTTTGATGCAATAAGTAAGCGATCAGAGTGGCCTGATTTATATCATTCGTTTTATATGAGAACAGTTGAAGTCATTGTGCATCTTTGGAATTGATGTACTTGGTTTTTGCTAGACCACTATAAGAGAGATTCGCGAAGCTTCCATGATGCAGGGTAAGGGCTAAGTAACATGATTGGTTGCACTTTAGAAGGTATGCGTCGTCAAAATGCCTCTCGAGTTATCCTGTTGGAAGGTATGCGTCGTCATTTCTCTATTTGTTACTGCAATTGAATTGGAAGTTATGTTTCAATGGGATCCTTACTTCAGTGGTGCTTGTGACAGTAAAAAAGAGGAACGCATTGGTGGGAAGTTTAAGAGCGTGACGCAAGTGATGACTAATGAAAATCAGTAATCCATGAGGTTGCCGTTGTTTATTGCAAAGTTGCATGAGCTCCAGGGAAGTAGAGAGGAGAAGATTCAAGAGAACAGACAAGTAGTAAGAATTGCGTGAAGCTAGATAAATTAAAGTCGTATAAGTTTTGTAGGTGATTGATGTCTAATTTGACCAACTTCACCCTACcttcaatttttttatctaaattaatcTAGAAATTTTAACTTAGTCTAAAagtaaactaaataattaataaaaaaaattaagtagtgTGGTTgaacaattataaattttaacttttttctaAATCTAAATcaagaaaaattcaaaaattttatgtttaGTGTAAATTGAgcttaaattaaaagttaaaaataaatgaaattgatCTTACACCCGTTTCGTAGACATGTTAActtttaccaaaaaaaaaaaaaaatcaaataagctATTAAATTTTCCAATAAAGTTTAAGCGATCTAAATTTAACACTTTTGTGAAATGAAGCCCTCAATTTTATCttcttaataatatattttaaaacccTCATGGGATGCAACGGAATAAAAACAGTAcccaatttttaatatttaaattaaaaaaataatattttatcagtgaaaagtatttaattaaatcaatattttttacatGAATTAAATCAATACTTATTTCCactcaaatataaaatttaagatctTATTTAATCAAAAGTCAGCTTacttaaacttaattttttttttttttttaaaaaaaaaaaggtttgttTGGGTTGTTTTCTGTTAACTTTCCGTTTAACATATAACAAAGTGGAAGCCTTTCGTGGTAGGACTGAAAAATGGAATTATTTACTAAGATCGGGTAAGTTTTGGTAGAGGCAGTTCGTCATATTAAGAAATGatccatttatttatattttaaatttatgatagattatgtttaattaaatattttcttttaatgattGTTATAATCAAAAGCggtgataaaattattatatataataattgtgttataaaatctatttaattagtagatattttaaataaattaattaatttgcttggaaaatattttcaataaatagcTAATAGGGTGCTTATTTATGGATTTTGTATGAGCTCTAATTTTTTGAGCTTTTCTCACTAATTCATATATCGttcgattttattttaatttattttaatttattaatttttttttctaaattaattttatatattaataaattattcataatttataataaatgataaatagatataaaatattatagataatagttaaactaattataatatttatttttatatgataaacatatatatatatgcataaaaataaaatttttaataattatattttatatattaaactattgtataataaaattaaataaatataatataatatatatacttttgttcattatttatatatcaattgcaataattaaattaaatattaagatttaTTGATTATAGTAAATCACTGTTGTGGTAGTCACTCTCTGTCTTTTCCATTATGTTTAAATTGaggaaaaataagagagaagGAAAATTAGtgaggaaaataaatttattttctatctttttaTGTTTGGCTAAGAGAAAAATtgaggaaaaaagaaaattttggaaacaaaataaaatttatattccatctacaattttcttttcaaattgaAGGAGAAGTGAAAAGAAATTCTTTTAAATGACTAAAATATCTCTATGTTTATAAattgttttgaaaaatttaagaatataattgtaattttattatttacaaacTTACTttccttttaatatttttctgcTTTTATCTAAATACAACTAtaacaaattattttatctctcaatcattaaattttctctcgttattttatttttcttttatcaaacacaatttaaaagattttattagaattgaggattaaaaaaaaaaaaaaaagaatttttaacTCTTCCGACCACAACTCTTGTTCATTTTTTCTTGTTCTTTTTCTAAAAGCAACGTATAAACAATTACATCTAACCAAAACTAATAAAAGATTCAGGCAACACAGCGAGAAACTCATTGGCGCCAAGTGCGGGGATTGTTGCCACGTGGACATCACGTGTCTGACCATTTCTCCTTCTCATGCCCCTTCCTACAGCTCTCCTCACCATCAATATAGCCTCCGACTCCGCACGAAACCATTTCACAGCTTGGGCGTTTTTCGTTTTCAACCAATGAACAACCATCATAACTTCAATGCTGTTGATGCTGGATGTGATTTTCAGCCTAGTAATCCACCTCCGTTTAAGATTTCTGAGATCCGAGCTGCCATTCCTAAGCATTGTTGGGTCAAGAATCCGTGGAGGTCTCTTAGCTATGTTTTCAGAGACGTTGTCGTCATATTTGCTCTTGCCGGAGCTGCGTTCTTCTTCGATTCTTGGGCTGTGTGGCCGCTCTACTGGACTGCTCAGGGGACAATGTTCTGGGCTATCTTTGTTCTTGGCCATGACTGGTATTAACTACTTCTGCTTTCTTTTTTCTGGTTGCTTCTTGTTTGGCAATCTGCATTCAATTAATTGGCTCGTTTTGGATCTGTAGTGGCCATGGAAGCTTTTCGGATAGTTCCTTGCTAAATAATGTGGTGGGGCATCTCTTGCATTCTGCAATTCTTGTACCTTATCATGGATGGTGAGCTTTCCTGATTTactctttctttttctatatGATTATGTTGCTGTTACTATCCCTTAGCTCTAAACTCTGCATAATTTTGCAGGAGAATCAGCCACAGGACTCACCATCAGAATCATGGAAATGTGGAGAAGGATGAATCTTGGGTTCCGGCAAGTTTCTTAATTTAACATCTCTTCATTGCTTGGTTTAAGCAAATATAACAATGATCAGACTCTCTATCTCTCTGTTTCTATCTTTCAGTTGCCAGAGAAGATCTATAAGAATTTAGACTTCAGTACTCGGATTATGAGATACACTATCCCTCTTCCCATGTTTGCATACCCCATCTATCTGGTAAGACCTGCATCACAACCCCAAGTTCATTACATGCAACTGTTAGCCAACTACACAATTATAATGGATCTATTGATAGCTCGAAATAACTttatggattgcatttcagTGGACAAGAAGTCCAGGCAAAGAAGGTTCACACTTCAATCCCTACAGCGATTTGTTTGCCCCTAATGAGAGGGGAGATGTGTTAACATCAAGCATGTGTTGGACTGCGATGGTTCTTCTGCTCTGCTATTCATGCTCTGTTTTTGGCTCTGCAATAGTTCTTAAACTCTATGGTGTTCCCTATTTGGTGAGTTCAACTTTAATTCTATTTTCGGGATTTTGACTTTTAATCCtctcaataataatttttattgtctTTTCTGTAGATATTTATCATGTGGCTGGACTTTGTTACATACTTGCATCACCATGGGTATGAGCAGAAACTTCCCTGGTACCGAAGCAAGGTATATCTGAAATGCTGAAAGAAAGGGAATTTTGCCAAGGAAAATTAAATAAGGAGACGCTGATGATGATCTCCATGAATTTATTTGACAGGAATGGAGCTACTTGCGTGGAGGGCTGACAACAGTTGATAGGGATTATGGATGGTTCAATAACATCCACCATGACATTGGCACACATGTTATACATCATCTCTTTCCTCAAATCCCACACTATCACCTAGTAGAAGCGGTAAACATAATCTCTTTTTTCTTGTACCcatgagaaaaataataataataattggttTGTGAATTTAAAAAGCTGTGAGCAGTTTGTATAATTTGATCCTTTGCATTGCAGACAAAGGCAGCTAAGCCAGTGCTGGGAAAATACTATCGAGAGCCTAAGAAATCAGGACCATTTCCGTTTCACTTATTCACAAGTCTAGTAAAAAGCATAAATGAAGATCACTACGTGAGCGACATTGGAGACATTGTTTACTATCAGACTGACACCCAGCTGTATAAACTTTCAAAAGCCAAGTTAAACtgatttcttttgtttttaggTCATAGTCATAACCTAATTATTTCCTAAACAAATGGTATTTGGATCCTCGATTCGAATGCTGGGgaaaaagaaagatgaagaTATTGTATTTCAATTTGTTGAAAGACCCAACATGTTTTGCTGCCAAATGTATCGTCAGGTATATTTTTAGAGTAAATTTAAGTGGCGTGTATTAGCTAATGTGTTATGTGGTGGAGTAGGCTCGTGCAACTGAGTTTTTTTTCGGAtttgcaataaaataaaaatcaagtgTCGAAATAAATGCTGACATGTCATACTTGTTCGAAATAAATGTATCACATAATTATTAGACACTCAAAATATCAAGTGTCGAAGAAGCATGCCACCCATGAAtccaaaaataattattaactatgcatgattttcaattttttttatttttttctgggaaaagaagaaaagagctCTGTGCAAGCATTTGTGGATTCGAAGGGTTTTGGGCTTCTACTCCATGAAGAGCCTTGATGAAGGCGTCTTGGGTTTTACCATcgatcaaaataattaattttatatacacCTCCAGTTTTTGGTAATCTCTCATTCCAGGATATGGAATCATAAATTTAAGAGGTTCATAAAAAATCCTACCATATTCTTGTGCTTTGTTGCTATGTCTTTGCTGTAGTGTGAGGTTTCATAGAAAGTAAAAGGCATGGGATTCTGCGGTAACTTCTCTAATGCAAGTTGTGCTAGTTGCTTCTGAATACTTGAAGAACTGGCGTCATGTACAATTATTGTCAAAGGTATCTGATTCTTCCTCTACACTTGCTGCTGCTCTCTCTCTGGTCCCGTCCACTGCAATGTTTTCTGAAGATCAATGTAGACATTGCCACAAATGTCCATGATTCTCATACAGGAATTGATATGTAAGCTCCAGATCATAGAGGCAATTTCATTGCAGCTCATTCTTTTCTAGTATTGGGAACTTTCTCTCCAAATATTTTTGAAGTTGCAGGGGTTTGTGAAGTATTCTCATGGACAAGAGCCCCAATGGCAGCGTGTTATTGTGGAATCAGATGTGGCTTTTGTGGATTCTTCTCTTTACTTCCTTTCCATCCCTGCCATCTTCTTTTGGTCTTACTTGTAAATCTCTTGAATAAGAGATTCCTACTGTTTTATTTTAACATGTTTGTCAATTCTACAAACATTTTCCATTTTCTTGCACAGGCAATCCATTCTTTGACAAGTCCTAGGAGTTGGGATCACAATGCCTCTCCTTTAATTGTAGATGCTTTGTCTATGGACTTACGgtaaataatttactttaatttttttttttaaattctaagctggttgtaaaatattttttaaaaaattgacaaaTGTTCATGATTGTATCACCTGGCACACTTAAATTTAAGTATGTATATGTCAAGTAgcacatatattttatttttaagttatatttttatatttaataatattattaatatttttaaaataaatataatttatttttttaataaaaaataaatataatttattatctttattattacaacttacatataatttttaattttttataattttttaatataatatattaattataatttatatctatatatctatataaaattaaattttaaaaatatattgataaaaGATGAATAAGTGTTaccattaaattataaaaagtaatagtttttttttttttttgaaatggaaagtGGGAGATTGAATCcgagatctctcaaatttattaggatgcacttaccatcaggctaaacctaatctttaaatcaattatcataaatatagaataatcaaattattaaatttaaattattatatattattatattaattattataataattttaatttattaattttatatatttttatatatccattctatataaaatatattagcaCAATTTCTATATTTATGTATAATTTTCATGTTTATATACTTTTGCGCACAACATTCTCTTCTTCATTTTTAAATGACTAGTATTTTATGACTTCTCTTTTTCTTATGATTCTTTTAACATCTACCATAACATATATCATCTATAATCATATAGACAGCCAACTCAACTGACTTGGCTAAATTAAAATGGTACCAGAAGTCATTCACGtgctgaaattttttaattcaaatttaaatatgttattaaGAGATCACGTGCTGAAAATATATGTTATCTAcccatttttttttacttataatttataaattcaacCAAAATACCTTTtacaatgtaatgtaatggttattaaatttttgtttatgagatcgaaataaaaatttttattttcaagtataattatttattgactaatttaaatattattttatccactttataaattttattattctaaaattatttttttatattataatacatACAAATGaattattacaattttattttatttttaatatttattaaaatttaatatttttaaaatgaatataatcgaaaagtttataaaattttacaaaattgtCTTTGAACTACAAGGCACTATTTAGAGTGCATTACAAACTTGCCTAGTTGGAATTAAATTAGTTAGTTACTTAACAAATGTTAGTTTTaattgtaaattaattaaaattaatcaaatacatttaatattaatattatcttagttacataataaattttcttaaattatatttatatttattattaaattatatttatgtgCTCTCTTTTTTGTCCTCAACGGTaacatttaataaataaaattaaatttaaaatatgtaaacGTATGTGGCTTTGTATACGTATCTTACAGGGAACGAATGCGCACGAAAGCTTTTTTTCATAGATGGAAAGGAGAAAAgataaaatgaaatgaaatttcTTCCCTTCAgccttaaataattaaaattggaaATGAAAGTTTAgtgaaattcaaatttgattattttctattttaagtTTGATTCATTCCGTAATTCAAATCGAATTTTACTTCTTAAATAATTTCGTATAATTACATATGTAACATCATTGTAACAATTTAAAAATTGGAACGCTATCGATATTAGAATTTAGATCAACTTAAAGTTATCGAAATCCACTACTGTATATTCTGTTATATTTAATATAGtctcatacatatcatacaaatatataaaaatattttcatttcataaattaaaattcgATATGTACATACATcataactgaaaaatataaaattcatggTAGAACTCTCATTAAATGCGCTGAAAATGAGTTGAAAATTACTTGATAGGTGACTTTCGTCAGCAAATTCGATGGTTTAAAGTTTCCTTATACATCTGAATATCAAACCTTCGGAGGTAGGTTAGTGGTGAAACCTGAATTTTTCTGCAATATAAAATCCAATTCTGTCTGAATCCACAACCACCAAAACGCAACAAAACTCATATGTAACAATTCACAAACAACCAAAAACATCCAACATTGACTAGAAGATTTAAAATAACTCTAGATATACCTAAACACCAATATGCAAACCACTCTTCACATAGACATGCAAGATTTAAtcacaaaagaagaaaaagacatAATCCTTACATGCTTTCTAAAACCAGAACCCAAGCTACACAACCATAAAGAGCTCAAAAGCTACGAGTTTTGAGAAAACAAGctcacctcttgaagaacacatAATCACAACAATAATAGAAAAATTTCAGAGAAAAAAAGGTATACACCCCCTATCCgattatttaattaatcgaGCCGTAGACATTACATTTTATAACAGTTctcttatttttactttaatttatatcacgtaaatcatgattttttttttttaaaaccgaAAATCCGACAAAATTTTCCCTGAAATATGAACTTAATTTAACCTATGAATAGTAAAATCACACTTCTATAAACTTCAACCTTAAGCTCCAAACTTCTTTCAATATCAACATAatttcaactagattaaacacTTCATAACTATCTCATTAATCTCAACACAAAAACTTATACTAATAACCTATATTTacaccaaaattaaaatcttcaaatataTCTAATTCAAACCATATACAACTTTATCTCTAAATCTTTATGTACATaccatattttcaaaattaaatttatataaaatttacaaaatatacccAAGATAGTTAATGATGTAACTCTGGTCGGATTGATGCAGATCTTGATCTACTGCTCATTGGATCTACAATCTGTACgaggaaaaataaattcttacgCGCTAAGCAAACTGCTTAGTGGTGCTcaac
The Manihot esculenta cultivar AM560-2 chromosome 1, M.esculenta_v8, whole genome shotgun sequence genome window above contains:
- the LOC110613473 gene encoding omega-3 fatty acid desaturase, endoplasmic reticulum-like, giving the protein MNNHHNFNAVDAGCDFQPSNPPPFKISEIRAAIPKHCWVKNPWRSLSYVFRDVVVIFALAGAAFFFDSWAVWPLYWTAQGTMFWAIFVLGHDCGHGSFSDSSLLNNVVGHLLHSAILVPYHGWRISHRTHHQNHGNVEKDESWVPLPEKIYKNLDFSTRIMRYTIPLPMFAYPIYLWTRSPGKEGSHFNPYSDLFAPNERGDVLTSSMCWTAMVLLLCYSCSVFGSAIVLKLYGVPYLIFIMWLDFVTYLHHHGYEQKLPWYRSKEWSYLRGGLTTVDRDYGWFNNIHHDIGTHVIHHLFPQIPHYHLVEATKAAKPVLGKYYREPKKSGPFPFHLFTSLVKSINEDHYVSDIGDIVYYQTDTQLYKLSKAKLN